ACCCTTCCCTAATTTGTACTGTTGTTGATAGCTTTGCGGTGGTAACACATTTTTCAAAACTGTTTCTAAGTAGTACTCACCCAAAATACCGCGCTGCTTTGGATTTTTGAGAATATCTTGCAACTGTTGTAATTGGTCAGTAAAATTAATGACTTGCTTATTAGTCTCATCTAAGCGTACTAATTTTTCCGTTACATTCTCGACAATCTTTACGGTTTCGCCAAATTGACTTTGCATGGCGCGATTCGATTCGCCTAATTTTAAATCAATACTCTTACCAATTTCATTAATTTGATTTTGGAGCATTAATAAAGACTGATCTTGACTTTGATCAGTTTTATTTTTCAATAGTCGCCAGAATAATAAAGCAAAACCAGCAATGATAATAACCAATAAAACAAAAAATTCTAAAGTCATAGGTGATTATAATTTAAATAATTTGAAGGAATTATGAGCTACTTGCTCCACTAATTCATCATATCCCATCCCCCGCAAAGAGGCAACCTTTCGTGCCACCTCAGCAACCCTGATCGGCTCATTGCGCTCACCGCGATAAGGTTCAGGGGTTAAATAAGGACTGTCTGTTTCAATAATCATTTTATCCAAGGGTATGGTTTTGGCTAAATACTGCAGTTGCTCTGCTTTCTTGGTAAAAGTAACAATGCCCGTAAAACCAAGATGAAAGCCTTGCTCTAAAAATTGTTGGGCTTCATCTTGATTACCACCGAAACAGTGAATCAAACCAACGTGACAATCATACTCGCGCAAAGTATTAATGATATCCTGATATGCTTGGGGCTGATCCTGACCATTACGACCATGCAACATTAGTGGCAAATTATTACTTTGTGCTAATTTAATATGCTGAACAAAAACCTCTTTTTGTTTAATTTTAATCTCCTCAATAGTTTTACTTTTTTCTTTTAGATAAAAATAATCACAACCTGTTTCGCCAATAGCAACAATTCTTTTGTGCTGTTTGATTAACTCCTGATAATCAGCGCTGATAAATTCTTCGTCAAAAACATGAATTGGATGCAAGCCAATACAAGCATAAAAAGAATCATACTGCTCAGCCAAAGTCACTGCTAACTTACTAGTTGCTAACTCGGAGCCAACATTAATTACCTTCATCCCGAGAGCCAAACAACGATCAATCACTACTGATCGATCACTGGCATAAGCCTCAAAGTCCAGATGGGCATGAGAGTCAATAAGCATAAATATTTAAAAAATGAACTGCCTTAGTGCTTGTAATGAATCGGGAATGAAAGGACTGATGACCTGAGAAATAGCAATAAAGTAGTGAATAAATTGTGATTCTAAAATATAGGTATCCAGAGCCTCGGAAAATGGTAATAAATAAAAAATATACATCACGACAGAAATAACGAGAACGCCTTCAAAAAATCCCAAAACCGCTCCGGCTAAATGATTGATCGCTTTCAATCCGGGAATAATCGCAATAGCATCATAAATCTTATCAATCATATAAAACACCAAACCAACTACCTGGGAAGATAAGGCAAATAGTACAATAAAAGCAATAACTTGTTGTAGAGTTTCACTAGCAAAAGATATTTGCGCAAACCAGGGAGCAATTTCTAAATAATATTGACCAGCAATAAAAGCGCCAACAAAAACACCAATGACGCGTCCTAACGACGAAATCAAACCTGATTTAAAACCAAAATAAATAAATGAGGCGATGATAATAAGAATCAGCAGGTCAATAATGGGCATATTATTAACAATTAATTATTTAGCTCTAAACGTGGAAACAAAATTGGTGCTTTAACAATTTGTTTGGCGGTTAAAAGATCCAGAATTTGTTGGGTGACTTGTGGCATAAACGGTTGTAGCCAAGTGGTTATTAATTTTAATTCGCAAGCAGTAATACTTAAAACTTCAACTAACTCCGGTCCCATTGCCATCTGCCAGG
This genomic interval from Candidatus Komeilibacteria bacterium CG_4_10_14_0_2_um_filter_37_10 contains the following:
- a CDS encoding DNA recombination protein RmuC; this encodes MTLEFFVLLVIIIAGFALLFWRLLKNKTDQSQDQSLLMLQNQINEIGKSIDLKLGESNRAMQSQFGETVKIVENVTEKLVRLDETNKQVINFTDQLQQLQDILKNPKQRGILGEYYLETVLKNVLPPQSYQQQYKLGKGDDGSDLIVDAVIFVKDKIIPVDSKFSLDNYNKIAVERDETERLRLEKLFKQDLKNRIDETSKYIRPDLHTMDFAFMFIPAEAIYYDLLVNQVGTVKVNTRDLIEYAFKEKHVIIVSPTSFHAYL
- a CDS encoding hydrolase TatD, coding for MLIDSHAHLDFEAYASDRSVVIDRCLALGMKVINVGSELATSKLAVTLAEQYDSFYACIGLHPIHVFDEEFISADYQELIKQHKRIVAIGETGCDYFYLKEKSKTIEEIKIKQKEVFVQHIKLAQSNNLPLMLHGRNGQDQPQAYQDIINTLREYDCHVGLIHCFGGNQDEAQQFLEQGFHLGFTGIVTFTKKAEQLQYLAKTIPLDKMIIETDSPYLTPEPYRGERNEPIRVAEVARKVASLRGMGYDELVEQVAHNSFKLFKL